A single Phragmites australis chromosome 4, lpPhrAust1.1, whole genome shotgun sequence DNA region contains:
- the LOC133916794 gene encoding UDP-glucuronate:xylan alpha-glucuronosyltransferase 2-like isoform X1, whose translation MGVTTAGEAVKSPVRAAVIVKLNAAFLGFFLFAYMALLLHPKYSYLLDRGTASLVGCTFRDACPSTQLSRKLGGVPANKVAAERIVNAGRAPTMFDELRGRLRMGLVNINRDELLALGVEGDAVHVDFERVSDVFQWSDLFPEWIDEEEDDEGPSCPELPMPDFARYGDVDVVVAALPCNRTALAGWNRDVFRLQVHLVAAQMAARKGRRDGGRVRVVLRSECEPMMDLFRCDEAVGREGDWWMYWVDVHLLEEKLRLPAGSCNLALPLWGSGGIHEVFNVSDLTASAPGRPRREAYATVLHSSDTYLCGVIVLAQSIRRAGSTRDLVLLHDHTVSKPALRALSAAGWIPRKMKRIRNPRAARGTYNEYNYSKFRLWQLSEYDRVVFVDADILVLRNLDVLFRFPQLTAVGNDGSLFNSGIMVIEPSACTFDALIRNRRTIRSYNGGDQGFLNEVFVWWHRLPRRVNYLKNFWANTTGERALKERLFRADPAEVWSIHYLGMKPWTCYRDYDCNWNVADQRVYASDEAHARWWQVYDQMGELMQGPCRLSERRKVEIAWDRHVAEEIGYADQHWKINITDPRKWD comes from the exons ATGGGGGTGACCACCGCCGGGGAGGCGGTCAAGTCCCCGGTGCGGGCCGCGGTCATCGTCAAGCTCAACGCGGCGTTCCTCGGCTTCTTCCTCTTCGCCTACATGGCACTCCTCCTCCACCCCAAGTACTCGTACCTCCTCGACCGCGGCACGGCATCCCTCGTCGGCTGCACCTTCCGCGACGCCTGCCCGTCGACCCAGCTCTCACGGAAG TTGGGAGGCGTGCCGGCGAACAAGGTGGCGGCGGAGAGGATCGTGAACGCGGGGCGCGCGCCGACCATGTTCGACGAGCTCCGCGGGCGGCTGCGGATGGGCCTGGTCAACATCAACCGCGACGAGTTGCTGGCGCTGGGAGTAGAGGGCGACGCGGTGCACGTGGACTTCGAGCGCGTGTCCGACGTGTTCCAGTGGTCGGACCTCTTCCCGGAGTGgatcgacgaggaggaggatgacgagggCCCGTCCTGCCCGGAACTCCCCATGCCGGACTTCGCCCGGTACGGCGACGTGGACGTGGTGGTGGCCGCGCTGCCGTGCAACCGCACCGCGCTGGCGGGGTGGAACCGCGACGTGTTCAGGCTGCAGGTGCACCTGGTGGCAGCGCAGATGGCGGCCCGGAAGGGCCGGCGCGACGGCGGAAGGGTGCGCGTGGTGCTGCGGAGCGAGTGCGAGCCCATGATGGACCTGTTCCGGTGCGACGAGGCggtggggagggagggggacTGGTGGATGTACTGGGTCGACGTGCACCTCCTGGAGGAGAAGCTCCGGCTGCCCGCCGGATCATGCAACCTCGCGCTGCCGCTCTGGGGATCGGGAG GCATCCACGAGGTGTTCAACGTGTCGGACCTGACGGCGTCGGCGCCCGGACGGCCACGGCGCGAGGCGTACGCGACGGTGCTGCACTCGTCGGACACGTACCTGTGCGGCGTGATCGTGCTGGCGCAGAGCATCCGCCGCGCGGGCTCCACCCGCGACCTGGTCCTCCTCCACGACCACACGGTGTCGAAGCCGGCCCTGCGCGCGCTGTCCGCGGCGGGGTGGATCCCGCGGAAGATGAAGCGCATCCGCAACCCTCGCGCGGCGCGGGGCACGTACAACGAGTACAACTACAGCAAGTTCCGGCTGTGGCAGCTGTCGGAGTACGACCGCGTGGTGTTCGTGGACGCCGACATCCTGGTGCTCCGCAACCTGGACGTGCTGTTCCGGTTCCCGCAGCTGACGGCGGTGGGCAACGACGGGTCCCTGTTCAACTCCGGGATCATGGTGATCGAGCCGTCGGCGTGCACGTTCGACGCGCTGATCCGGAACCGGCGCACGATCCGGTCGTACAACGGCGGCGACCAGGGGTTCCTGAACGAGGTGTTCGTGTGGTGGCACCGGCTGCCGCGGCGCGTCAACTACCTCAAGAACTTCTGGGCCAACACGACGGGGGAGCGCGCGCTCAAGGAGCGGCTGTTCCGGGCGGACCCGGCGGAGGTGTGGTCGATCCACTACCTGGGGATGAAGCCGTGGACGTGCTACCGGGACTACGACTGCAACTGGAACGTGGCGGACCAGCGGGTGTACGCCAGCGACGAGGCGCACGCGCGGTGGTGGCAGGTGTACGACCAGATGGGGGAGCTCATGCAGGGGCCGTGCCGGCTGTCGGAGCGGAGGAAGGTCGAGATCGCCTGGGACAGGCACGTCGCCGAGGAGATCGGGTACGCCGACCAGCACTGGAAGATCAACATCACCGATCCCCGGAAGTGGGACTGA
- the LOC133916794 gene encoding UDP-glucuronate:xylan alpha-glucuronosyltransferase 2-like isoform X2, with protein MFDELRGRLRMGLVNINRDELLALGVEGDAVHVDFERVSDVFQWSDLFPEWIDEEEDDEGPSCPELPMPDFARYGDVDVVVAALPCNRTALAGWNRDVFRLQVHLVAAQMAARKGRRDGGRVRVVLRSECEPMMDLFRCDEAVGREGDWWMYWVDVHLLEEKLRLPAGSCNLALPLWGSGGIHEVFNVSDLTASAPGRPRREAYATVLHSSDTYLCGVIVLAQSIRRAGSTRDLVLLHDHTVSKPALRALSAAGWIPRKMKRIRNPRAARGTYNEYNYSKFRLWQLSEYDRVVFVDADILVLRNLDVLFRFPQLTAVGNDGSLFNSGIMVIEPSACTFDALIRNRRTIRSYNGGDQGFLNEVFVWWHRLPRRVNYLKNFWANTTGERALKERLFRADPAEVWSIHYLGMKPWTCYRDYDCNWNVADQRVYASDEAHARWWQVYDQMGELMQGPCRLSERRKVEIAWDRHVAEEIGYADQHWKINITDPRKWD; from the exons ATGTTCGACGAGCTCCGCGGGCGGCTGCGGATGGGCCTGGTCAACATCAACCGCGACGAGTTGCTGGCGCTGGGAGTAGAGGGCGACGCGGTGCACGTGGACTTCGAGCGCGTGTCCGACGTGTTCCAGTGGTCGGACCTCTTCCCGGAGTGgatcgacgaggaggaggatgacgagggCCCGTCCTGCCCGGAACTCCCCATGCCGGACTTCGCCCGGTACGGCGACGTGGACGTGGTGGTGGCCGCGCTGCCGTGCAACCGCACCGCGCTGGCGGGGTGGAACCGCGACGTGTTCAGGCTGCAGGTGCACCTGGTGGCAGCGCAGATGGCGGCCCGGAAGGGCCGGCGCGACGGCGGAAGGGTGCGCGTGGTGCTGCGGAGCGAGTGCGAGCCCATGATGGACCTGTTCCGGTGCGACGAGGCggtggggagggagggggacTGGTGGATGTACTGGGTCGACGTGCACCTCCTGGAGGAGAAGCTCCGGCTGCCCGCCGGATCATGCAACCTCGCGCTGCCGCTCTGGGGATCGGGAG GCATCCACGAGGTGTTCAACGTGTCGGACCTGACGGCGTCGGCGCCCGGACGGCCACGGCGCGAGGCGTACGCGACGGTGCTGCACTCGTCGGACACGTACCTGTGCGGCGTGATCGTGCTGGCGCAGAGCATCCGCCGCGCGGGCTCCACCCGCGACCTGGTCCTCCTCCACGACCACACGGTGTCGAAGCCGGCCCTGCGCGCGCTGTCCGCGGCGGGGTGGATCCCGCGGAAGATGAAGCGCATCCGCAACCCTCGCGCGGCGCGGGGCACGTACAACGAGTACAACTACAGCAAGTTCCGGCTGTGGCAGCTGTCGGAGTACGACCGCGTGGTGTTCGTGGACGCCGACATCCTGGTGCTCCGCAACCTGGACGTGCTGTTCCGGTTCCCGCAGCTGACGGCGGTGGGCAACGACGGGTCCCTGTTCAACTCCGGGATCATGGTGATCGAGCCGTCGGCGTGCACGTTCGACGCGCTGATCCGGAACCGGCGCACGATCCGGTCGTACAACGGCGGCGACCAGGGGTTCCTGAACGAGGTGTTCGTGTGGTGGCACCGGCTGCCGCGGCGCGTCAACTACCTCAAGAACTTCTGGGCCAACACGACGGGGGAGCGCGCGCTCAAGGAGCGGCTGTTCCGGGCGGACCCGGCGGAGGTGTGGTCGATCCACTACCTGGGGATGAAGCCGTGGACGTGCTACCGGGACTACGACTGCAACTGGAACGTGGCGGACCAGCGGGTGTACGCCAGCGACGAGGCGCACGCGCGGTGGTGGCAGGTGTACGACCAGATGGGGGAGCTCATGCAGGGGCCGTGCCGGCTGTCGGAGCGGAGGAAGGTCGAGATCGCCTGGGACAGGCACGTCGCCGAGGAGATCGGGTACGCCGACCAGCACTGGAAGATCAACATCACCGATCCCCGGAAGTGGGACTGA